From Sporosarcina sp. Te-1, the proteins below share one genomic window:
- the folP gene encoding dihydropteroate synthase has translation MELTYANEVYQFGRTEFDFKKETVVMGILNVTPDSFSDGGKYGQIDMALRHAEEMLRDGAKIIDIGGESTRPGHKPVSLEEELERTIPVIEVLARELGCVISIDTYKAKVAEEALKAGAHIINDIWGGKREPAIANVAAKYGAPIILMHNREQAVYQDPFMDEVIRDLEESVEIAIQAGVPRGNIWLDPGIGFAKDTQQNVWTMQGLRRISDLGYPVLLGTSRKSMIGTILGLPVDERLEGTGATVCYGIDNGCHIMRVHDVKEVARMTKMMDVLANKMAVV, from the coding sequence GTGGAATTAACATATGCGAATGAAGTGTACCAATTTGGCCGTACAGAATTTGATTTTAAAAAAGAGACGGTTGTTATGGGTATCCTGAATGTGACGCCGGATTCATTTTCTGACGGCGGAAAGTACGGGCAGATCGACATGGCACTGCGTCATGCGGAAGAGATGCTTCGAGATGGAGCGAAAATTATTGATATAGGCGGGGAATCCACTCGTCCTGGCCACAAGCCCGTTTCCTTGGAGGAAGAATTGGAGCGGACAATCCCAGTGATTGAAGTGCTGGCGAGAGAGCTTGGTTGTGTCATCTCCATTGACACATACAAAGCTAAAGTGGCCGAAGAGGCATTGAAAGCGGGAGCCCATATTATCAATGATATATGGGGGGGCAAGCGGGAGCCGGCAATTGCAAATGTAGCGGCGAAGTACGGAGCTCCGATCATCTTAATGCACAACCGGGAACAGGCTGTTTACCAAGACCCTTTCATGGATGAAGTCATCCGTGACTTGGAAGAGAGTGTAGAGATTGCAATACAGGCAGGAGTGCCGCGGGGCAATATTTGGTTGGACCCTGGGATTGGCTTTGCGAAAGATACGCAGCAAAATGTCTGGACAATGCAAGGATTACGCAGGATTTCAGATTTAGGCTATCCAGTCCTTCTTGGAACGTCGCGCAAGTCGATGATCGGTACGATACTTGGACTGCCCGTGGATGAGCGGCTGGAAGGAACAGGTGCTACCGTTTGCTACGGAATCGACAACGGCTGTCATATTATGCGTGTGCATGATGTAAAAGAAGTGGCGCGTATGACTAAAATGATGGATGTCTTGGCAAATAAAATGGCGGTTGTGTAA
- the folK gene encoding 2-amino-4-hydroxy-6-hydroxymethyldihydropteridine diphosphokinase, whose amino-acid sequence MNTAYISIGSNIGDRLHQLMDAVRSLQGNDGITVVNLSSVYETIPVGYTEQSDFLNLVVMVETTLSAQDLLSVCQKIENEQGRVRTIRWGPRTVDLDILLYNNDNIESENLLVPHPRMRERAFVLIPLLELAPLIEHPVTGLPFAAAPAVLDSGVVRWMEAKRLVDFWRKPE is encoded by the coding sequence ATGAACACTGCTTATATTTCGATCGGTTCCAATATCGGGGACCGGCTGCATCAATTAATGGATGCAGTCCGTTCCTTGCAAGGGAATGATGGGATTACGGTGGTCAATCTTTCGTCGGTGTATGAAACTATTCCGGTAGGGTATACCGAACAAAGTGACTTTCTAAATCTAGTAGTGATGGTGGAAACGACCCTAAGTGCACAGGACTTACTTTCGGTATGTCAAAAAATCGAGAATGAACAAGGACGTGTTCGAACGATCAGATGGGGTCCCCGGACGGTAGACCTTGACATTTTGCTTTATAATAACGACAATATTGAATCAGAGAACTTACTCGTACCCCATCCGCGGATGCGTGAGAGAGCCTTCGTCCTCATTCCGTTGCTTGAATTGGCGCCTCTTATCGAACATCCGGTGACGGGATTGCCTTTTGCAGCAGCGCCCGCTGTATTGGACAGCGGAGTTGTACGTTGGATGGAAGCGAAGCGACTAGTTGACTTTTGGCGCAAGCCGGAATAA
- the folB gene encoding dihydroneopterin aldolase produces MDYIHLHEMEFYGYHGALPEENRLGQRFRATVSLAVDLQEAGRNDDLSKTVNYAEVYELCKSVVEGQPFQLIEAVAEEIATQVLRAFMDKVTGVRVVLVKPDPPIPGHYAAVSVDITRGRFE; encoded by the coding sequence ATGGATTATATTCATTTACATGAGATGGAATTTTACGGGTATCACGGTGCGCTTCCTGAAGAAAACCGGCTAGGCCAGCGCTTTCGGGCTACCGTCTCATTGGCGGTTGATTTGCAAGAGGCCGGCCGGAACGATGATCTAAGCAAAACGGTGAATTACGCGGAAGTATACGAATTGTGCAAGTCGGTCGTGGAAGGGCAGCCTTTTCAGTTGATCGAAGCGGTCGCGGAAGAGATTGCAACGCAAGTATTACGCGCTTTCATGGATAAAGTGACAGGCGTCCGGGTTGTTCTCGTGAAGCCAGATCCCCCGATTCCGGGTCACTACGCAGCTGTTTCCGTTGATATCACAAGGGGGCGTTTTGAATGA
- the lysS gene encoding lysine--tRNA ligase yields the protein MSHLDELNDQLLVRRQKMDELRGKGIDPFGMRFERTHLSNEIQEAYEGLSKEELDEQTIEVKIAGRIMTKRGKGKAGFAHVQDLGGQIQIYVRQDAVGEEAYELFDDADLGDIVGIKGLVFKTKVGELSIKANEFTVLTKALRPLPDKFHGLKDIEQRYRQRYLDLISSEESKETFITRSRIIQSMRRYLDSQGFLEVETPMLHSIAGGASARPFITHHNTLDMELYMRIAIELHLKRLIVGGLEKVYEIGRVFRNEGISTRHNPEFTMMELYEAYADYEDIMELTENMIAHMAQDVLGTTKVQYGDDIIDLAPGWKRLHMADAVKEYTGEDFWKEMTKEEAHALAKEHGVDVTAMMEVGHVLNEFFEQKVEEQLVQPTFIYGHPVEISPLAKKNPKDERFTDRFELFIVRREHANAFTELNDPIDQRARFEAQLIEKEQGNDEAHEMDEDFIEALEYGLPPTGGLGIGIDRLVMLLTNSQSIRDVLLFPQMRSKD from the coding sequence ATGTCCCATTTGGATGAATTGAACGATCAACTATTGGTGAGACGCCAAAAGATGGATGAGTTGAGAGGGAAGGGCATTGATCCGTTCGGCATGCGATTTGAACGGACGCATCTTTCTAATGAAATACAAGAAGCTTATGAAGGCCTTTCGAAGGAAGAACTGGACGAGCAGACAATTGAAGTGAAAATTGCTGGACGGATCATGACAAAGCGCGGAAAAGGGAAAGCTGGATTTGCACACGTGCAAGATCTTGGCGGCCAAATTCAAATTTATGTAAGACAAGATGCGGTTGGCGAAGAAGCGTATGAATTGTTCGATGACGCGGATCTTGGAGATATCGTCGGTATTAAAGGCCTTGTGTTCAAGACGAAGGTTGGCGAACTTTCTATTAAGGCGAATGAATTCACTGTCTTGACGAAAGCATTGCGTCCTTTGCCGGATAAATTTCACGGCTTGAAAGATATTGAACAACGGTATCGTCAACGCTACCTGGATTTGATTTCTTCCGAGGAAAGCAAAGAAACATTCATTACAAGAAGCCGTATCATTCAATCGATGCGCCGTTATTTGGATAGCCAAGGTTTCCTGGAAGTGGAGACACCTATGCTTCATTCCATCGCGGGGGGCGCAAGTGCACGCCCGTTCATTACGCACCATAACACGCTAGATATGGAACTTTATATGCGTATTGCAATTGAACTGCATTTGAAACGCCTAATTGTCGGCGGCCTTGAAAAAGTATATGAAATTGGACGTGTATTCCGGAATGAAGGAATCTCAACGCGCCATAATCCTGAATTTACGATGATGGAACTGTATGAAGCGTATGCGGATTATGAAGACATTATGGAACTAACGGAAAACATGATTGCCCATATGGCCCAAGATGTGCTTGGCACGACAAAGGTCCAATATGGCGATGATATCATCGACTTGGCTCCGGGTTGGAAACGACTTCATATGGCAGACGCGGTTAAAGAATATACAGGTGAAGACTTCTGGAAAGAGATGACGAAGGAAGAGGCGCATGCACTTGCCAAAGAACATGGCGTCGACGTGACGGCTATGATGGAAGTGGGACATGTCTTAAATGAGTTCTTTGAACAAAAGGTAGAAGAACAACTTGTCCAGCCTACGTTCATTTACGGGCATCCAGTGGAAATCTCCCCGCTGGCAAAGAAGAATCCGAAAGACGAGCGCTTCACCGATCGTTTCGAATTGTTTATCGTACGGAGAGAGCATGCAAATGCCTTCACTGAATTAAATGACCCAATTGACCAACGTGCCCGTTTTGAAGCACAGCTTATTGAAAAGGAACAAGGCAATGATGAAGCGCATGAAATGGACGAAGACTTCATCGAAGCGCTTGAGTATGGTTTGCCGCCTACAGGTGGACTCGGCATCGGTATCGATCGCCTGGTCATGCTATTGACTAATTCCCAATCAATTCGTGACGTATTGCTATTCCCGCAAATGCGTTCGAAGGATTGA